tttggatgacatggtggtgagtaaattatctggatttttcttttaagaaaatggactattcctttaaactgttcccacacaggcaTGTACTGTACGCATAAAGTGCATAATGTGTTtacgttcagtttaattcaatacataattttttttatcaaattaattaaactaaaaaagtaactcaaatactaatgtgtacatttataaagtagtgcgttactttactcgttacttaagaaaagtaatattattacgtaatatgcacattacttgtaatgcattacccccAAAACTGTTTATTTGTAACAGACCAGAACCCAAACACACCCAAATACAGTATATATGTTGAGTGTGAACACAGTCCATAAGATGAGCTTTATCCTGAGCAGATTTACACAACTGTTTTAGACTCTTGCTAATCTTATTAAGATCGGCCGTCACATGTGCACAGATTAATGTGATGTTATCTGATGGTATAGTGTGTGCATCAGTGAACCGTGTGGCCGTTCATGTTGTTAGACTATTGTTGTCGATGCTGCGGGATCGGTCCGATCAAACGCCATGACCACCTGTCGATCAACAGCAGACTTCATGACACCTGGGTAAAGTCTACCTGTATCTGAAAGACTCTGCTGTCTGTACAGTAGTCATTTCAATAACTGTGTTACTTTAATATAAATGTCTAGATTTTCTTTCTTGCTTAACAggtgttgtgtgtttgttttcagGTTGTTCTTCAGAATCTCTCTTTGTGTACGCTGTGCTTTTACTCTTTGTATTATATTGTGGTCAGTGTGTGCATCGGTCTTCTCAGGTGAGGTTcagttttctctctctccctctctctctctctgttgttTTTGTGAGCTGATGTGAAAGTGACTTCCTGTAGAGCAAAATATCTTCGACATCAGAGGTTCCCAACTGCTGGGGCACATGACACTTTTATCTGCAttcaaaatatacatataataaATGATAATACACAATTGACCTTTTAATGCCGTTAGGTGTACTTTTGTGTTTTACATACATGTACTGTAAGTATTGACAGCATGACAGCAGTGTCTCCACTGTGTTCTggttatttgtttgtttgttttcaggGTGGAGGAGGTGGACAGTTTGTTAGCACCGTTTGACTACACAACTCAACCATCATGGCAGAGTCCCAAATATTTAGGTAGGCTGGATGCTACTGTATATACTGGCTTGTGACTTACATAATGCATTATGTCTGCAAATCGTGTTATTGCTGATATTTGCAGTGATGCTTTGTTGAAAGGCCTACATAAAAGGACAAACACATAATCAACAATTGAtcaaactaaacttattttataCAAAAAGAATCATGAGTGAACAAGAAATTAGATCAATAGTTCAAACAATCTATCAATAGTTTACTTTGCTCGCTCATTACTTATGTTTTAAAGTAAAGTGTGTAGGCTACTTGTTTGGTTTTGTACGGTCATATGTGTGTTTATTGTCTAGTGAGTGTGATCTCAACAGAG
The nucleotide sequence above comes from Paramisgurnus dabryanus chromosome 12, PD_genome_1.1, whole genome shotgun sequence. Encoded proteins:
- the tmem244 gene encoding putative transmembrane protein 244; this translates as MLLDYCCRCCGIGPIKRHDHLSINSRLHDTWVVLQNLSLCTLCFYSLYYIVVSVCIGLLRVEEVDSLLAPFDYTTQPSWQSPKYLVSVISTEVTYIVGGLMFAWIVEDWVWDYAITVTLLHIGLTVAVMADFPSTEHWWIALGSGLLMMIFGGQLLAYRLFRYNFVHPADLQNF